The Thermus caldifontis genome includes a region encoding these proteins:
- the pstA gene encoding phosphate ABC transporter permease PstA, translating to MNSWQETFGVDPWKNRIDRAFARALVLPLLVSIGLLAWLLGDTLYRSVSVQVVKADEGPGVTYPFGLSVNEILRQELLARGYTEEEVRFTLQDPTERRVLLLQNRVELMWNTHEGPFRYVVTGLRDERIADFSLLEGLRRWDELKANLKEGERLVLNPWLDQTFLTRVPSRSPLMAGIGTAIWGTVWVLGMALLIAIPVGIGTAILLEEYLREGRVSRVLEVNLRNLAGVPSIVYGLLGLALFVRGMGLGPTILPAAMTLALLGIPVIVVTAREALRAVPESLRLAAFALGATRRQVVFRVVLPAALPGMVTGVILSAARLIGEAAPLLLVGAAAYVPFLPNGPLSEYTVIPVQIYLWVGMNLPEFARVAAAGILVMLLVLSVLYFMALYLRNRFRREW from the coding sequence ATGAATAGCTGGCAAGAGACCTTCGGCGTGGACCCCTGGAAGAACCGCATAGACCGGGCGTTCGCCCGGGCCCTGGTCCTTCCCCTCCTTGTATCCATAGGGTTGTTGGCGTGGCTCTTGGGGGATACCCTTTACCGCAGCGTATCCGTGCAGGTGGTCAAGGCGGATGAGGGACCCGGCGTTACCTATCCCTTCGGCCTTTCCGTGAACGAGATCCTCCGGCAAGAGCTCCTGGCCCGGGGGTACACGGAGGAGGAGGTCCGGTTCACCCTGCAAGACCCCACGGAGCGCCGGGTTCTCCTCTTGCAGAACCGGGTGGAGCTCATGTGGAACACCCACGAGGGGCCCTTCCGCTACGTGGTGACGGGCCTTCGCGATGAGCGCATTGCCGATTTTTCCCTTCTGGAGGGCTTAAGACGCTGGGACGAGCTCAAGGCCAACCTGAAGGAAGGGGAGAGGCTGGTGCTGAATCCTTGGCTGGACCAGACCTTTCTCACCCGGGTTCCCTCCCGCTCCCCCCTCATGGCGGGCATCGGCACCGCCATCTGGGGCACGGTCTGGGTCTTGGGAATGGCCCTTCTCATCGCTATTCCCGTGGGGATCGGCACGGCCATCCTCCTGGAGGAATACCTGAGGGAGGGGAGGGTAAGCCGGGTCCTCGAGGTCAACCTCCGCAACCTGGCCGGGGTACCCTCCATCGTGTACGGCCTCTTGGGCCTGGCCCTCTTCGTGCGGGGAATGGGGCTTGGCCCCACCATCCTCCCTGCGGCCATGACCCTGGCCCTTTTGGGCATCCCCGTGATCGTGGTCACCGCCCGGGAGGCCCTAAGAGCTGTGCCCGAATCCCTGCGCCTGGCAGCCTTCGCCCTAGGGGCCACCCGGAGGCAGGTGGTCTTCCGGGTGGTCCTGCCCGCCGCCCTTCCGGGCATGGTCACCGGGGTGATCCTCTCCGCCGCCCGCCTCATCGGCGAGGCCGCACCCCTTCTCTTGGTGGGGGCTGCCGCCTACGTTCCCTTTCTGCCCAATGGCCCCCTTTCGGAGTACACGGTCATCCCCGTGCAGATCTACCTCTGGGTGGGCATGAACCTCCCCGAGTTTGCCCGGGTGGCGGCGGCAGGCATCCTGGTGATGCTGTTGGTGCTTTCGGTCCTCTACTTCATGGCCCTTTACCTGCGCAACCGCTTTAGGAGGGAGTGGTGA
- the pstB gene encoding phosphate ABC transporter ATP-binding protein PstB, which translates to MNALDFLKDHETVRTEPVPEAEALVDVRRLSLWYGKAQALYGISVRFPRNQVTAIIGPSGCGKSTLLRSLNRMNDLIPGVRVEGEVLYEGVNIYDPQVDPVAVRRHIGMVFQKPNPFPKTIFENVAFGLRLMGVRGSELEDRVVEALKRAALWNEVQDRFKKESGLRLSGGQQQRLCIARAIAVEPPLLLMDEPTSALDPIATQAIEDLILELKEHYTVVIVTHNMQQASRISDRTLFMHLGVLVEEGPTELMFTKPKHPYTEAYITGRFG; encoded by the coding sequence GTGAACGCTTTGGATTTTCTCAAAGACCACGAAACCGTCCGCACGGAACCCGTTCCTGAGGCCGAGGCCCTGGTGGACGTGCGCCGCTTAAGCCTCTGGTACGGCAAGGCCCAGGCCCTCTACGGGATCAGCGTGCGCTTTCCCCGCAACCAGGTCACCGCCATCATCGGCCCCTCGGGGTGCGGCAAAAGCACCCTTCTGCGCTCCTTAAACCGCATGAACGACCTGATCCCTGGCGTAAGGGTGGAAGGGGAGGTGCTTTACGAAGGGGTCAACATCTACGATCCCCAGGTGGACCCGGTGGCCGTGCGCCGTCATATCGGCATGGTCTTCCAAAAGCCCAACCCCTTCCCCAAGACCATTTTTGAGAACGTGGCCTTCGGCCTGCGCCTCATGGGCGTGAGGGGAAGCGAGCTGGAAGACCGGGTGGTGGAGGCCCTAAAGCGGGCCGCTCTATGGAACGAGGTCCAAGATCGTTTCAAAAAGGAAAGCGGCCTGAGGCTTTCCGGCGGGCAACAGCAAAGGCTTTGCATCGCCCGGGCCATCGCCGTGGAACCCCCCCTTCTCCTCATGGACGAGCCCACCAGCGCCCTGGACCCCATCGCCACCCAGGCCATAGAGGATCTAATCCTGGAGCTGAAGGAGCACTACACGGTGGTCATCGTTACCCACAACATGCAACAGGCCAGCCGCATCTCCGACCGCACCCTCTTCATGCACCTGGGGGTCTTGGTGGAGGAGGGCCCCACCGAGCTTATGTTTACCAAGCCCAAGCACCCCTACACCGAGGCCTACATCACCGGCCGTTTCGGCTAA
- a CDS encoding MFS transporter, whose translation MSPLGLLFLTLFNSILGLSILFPILGPLGRELGLTEVQVGLFSTGYALMQFLLSPLWGRLSERGRKPILLLGILGFGISFLLFGLFALLGQKGFFSPGLLFLLLLLTRLLGGAFSSATLPTAQAYVADVTGRENRTAGMALLGAAFGLAVILGPALGAGLAAFFGLLAPVFFSAGIALLNALFVALVLPESRPQGSREMGRLSPWEGRILPLLLLGFALNLSSVALEQTIAFYFQDRLGLSGVETARSVGLALVLYGLVAVFIQGFLVRRFSWPPRTLLLTGVPLGLLGFLLLVVAHTFPLLALGLALQGAGAALAGPGVTAALSLAVGEGEQGLVAGLNASAQALGRMLGPILGTGLYRLAPEAPYLLGAGLLLMVLLLLPVLFRRVKL comes from the coding sequence ATGTCTCCCCTTGGCCTCCTCTTCCTAACCCTTTTCAACAGCATCCTGGGGCTTTCCATCCTCTTTCCCATCCTGGGGCCCCTGGGGCGGGAGCTGGGGCTCACCGAGGTCCAGGTGGGCCTTTTCTCCACGGGCTATGCCCTCATGCAGTTTCTCCTTTCCCCCTTATGGGGAAGGCTTAGCGAGCGTGGGCGCAAGCCCATCCTCCTTTTGGGCATCCTGGGCTTTGGCATCAGCTTCTTGCTCTTTGGCCTGTTTGCCCTTCTGGGGCAAAAGGGGTTCTTCTCCCCTGGCCTCCTCTTCCTCCTCCTTCTCCTAACCCGGCTTCTGGGAGGGGCCTTCAGCTCCGCCACCCTCCCCACCGCCCAGGCCTATGTGGCGGACGTCACCGGCAGGGAAAACCGCACCGCAGGCATGGCCCTCCTGGGGGCGGCCTTTGGCCTGGCGGTGATCCTGGGGCCCGCCTTGGGAGCGGGGCTTGCCGCCTTTTTCGGCCTTTTGGCCCCGGTGTTTTTCTCCGCAGGGATTGCCCTGCTGAACGCCCTCTTTGTGGCCTTGGTTCTCCCCGAATCCCGGCCCCAGGGTTCCCGGGAGATGGGCCGGCTTTCCCCTTGGGAAGGCCGCATCCTTCCCCTTCTCCTCTTGGGCTTTGCTCTGAACCTTTCCAGCGTAGCCCTGGAGCAGACCATCGCCTTCTACTTCCAAGACCGCCTGGGGCTTTCCGGGGTGGAAACCGCCAGAAGCGTGGGCCTGGCCCTGGTGCTCTATGGGCTGGTGGCGGTGTTTATCCAGGGTTTTTTGGTGCGGCGCTTCTCCTGGCCACCCCGGACCCTTCTCCTCACCGGGGTACCCCTGGGCCTTTTGGGCTTTCTCCTTTTGGTGGTGGCCCACACCTTCCCCCTTTTGGCCTTGGGCCTGGCCCTGCAGGGGGCGGGAGCCGCCTTGGCAGGGCCGGGGGTCACCGCCGCCCTCTCCCTGGCCGTGGGGGAAGGGGAGCAGGGTCTGGTGGCGGGGCTCAACGCCTCCGCCCAGGCCTTGGGGCGGATGCTGGGCCCTATACTGGGTACAGGGCTTTACCGGCTCGCCCCCGAAGCCCCCTACCTCCTGGGGGCCGGGCTTTTGTTGATGGTCCTCCTCCTCCTTCCCGTCCTTTTTCGCCGGGTTAAGCTGTAG
- the recF gene encoding DNA replication/repair protein RecF (All proteins in this family for which functions are known are DNA-binding proteins that assist the filamentation of RecA onto DNA for the initiation of recombination or recombinational repair.) — MRLLSFRQRNFRNLALAAFHPPQGLFALVGGNAQGKTSLLLGLHLALGGEVRSPLADLIRFGEKEAWLFAEVETELGLYRIEQRLGPEGREVFLNEKAVSLRALQELPGSVLVLPEDVEVVLGSREERRAFLDRLIGRFSRRYTALLSAYEKALRQRNALLKAGGNGLAVWDQELARYGTEIMAFRGRFLKRFLPIFRSVHQTLAPGEAGLLLEETAPGDFLKALKARREEELMKGQTLVGPHRDDLVFLLSGRPVHRFASRGEAKAVALALRLAEHRLLTEHHGEAPLLLVDEWSEELDEGKREAVLAYARSLPQAALAGLWAPKGVPVCWVEGGVVLG, encoded by the coding sequence ATGCGCCTCCTATCCTTTCGGCAAAGGAACTTTCGCAACCTGGCCCTAGCCGCCTTTCACCCTCCCCAGGGGCTTTTCGCCCTGGTGGGGGGAAACGCCCAGGGCAAGACCAGCCTGCTTTTGGGCCTCCACCTGGCCCTAGGGGGAGAGGTGCGAAGCCCTTTGGCCGACCTCATCCGCTTTGGGGAAAAGGAAGCTTGGCTTTTCGCCGAGGTGGAAACGGAGCTGGGCCTCTACCGCATAGAGCAAAGGCTTGGCCCAGAGGGAAGGGAGGTCTTCTTAAACGAAAAGGCCGTAAGCCTCCGGGCACTGCAGGAGCTTCCGGGCTCGGTCTTGGTCCTCCCTGAGGACGTGGAGGTGGTCCTGGGAAGCCGGGAGGAGAGGCGCGCCTTCTTGGACCGCCTTATCGGGCGCTTTTCCCGGCGGTACACCGCCCTCCTTTCCGCCTACGAGAAGGCGCTTCGCCAGCGGAATGCCCTCTTAAAAGCGGGGGGCAATGGGCTTGCGGTGTGGGACCAGGAGCTTGCCCGTTACGGCACGGAGATCATGGCCTTTAGGGGGCGTTTTCTAAAGCGCTTCCTGCCCATCTTCCGGTCCGTCCACCAAACCCTGGCCCCGGGAGAGGCGGGGCTCCTTTTGGAGGAGACCGCCCCAGGGGACTTCCTTAAGGCCCTTAAGGCCCGGCGGGAAGAGGAGCTTATGAAGGGCCAGACCCTGGTGGGCCCCCACCGGGACGACCTGGTTTTCCTGCTCTCGGGCCGCCCGGTGCACCGCTTTGCTAGCCGGGGGGAGGCCAAGGCGGTGGCCCTGGCCCTGCGCCTGGCCGAACACCGGCTTCTTACCGAACACCACGGGGAAGCCCCCCTCCTCTTGGTGGACGAGTGGAGCGAGGAGTTGGACGAGGGCAAAAGGGAGGCGGTTTTGGCCTACGCCCGTAGCCTTCCCCAGGCTGCCCTGGCTGGACTTTGGGCCCCTAAGGGGGTGCCGGTATGCTGGGTGGAAGGGGGGGTGGTCCTGGGCTAA
- a CDS encoding DUF721 domain-containing protein: protein MPWHLKEVIPEALKKAGGKEKLKRGLVLAAWREVVGKELAQLSEPLALEGDTLTVRVADPVTAHQLTYGRLALLRRYEERFPGAVKEIRFVVGSLEKKPEAPKTPENPERLLWASRRALELAEKAPLELREKVARAALALLQRDRGEPCPICGSPSPKHPCPTCQRLLQSPWVQKEAERLKRGRPTGLEGEPLLVARYLARQSLLSEMEALYPQALRDETLRPLLRDLAQRFRTLFPGETLPEAVRSLLAKET, encoded by the coding sequence ATGCCCTGGCACCTTAAGGAGGTGATCCCCGAGGCCCTCAAGAAGGCCGGGGGGAAGGAGAAGCTGAAGCGGGGCCTGGTGCTGGCCGCCTGGAGGGAGGTGGTGGGCAAGGAGCTTGCCCAGCTCAGCGAGCCCCTGGCCCTCGAGGGGGACACCCTCACCGTGCGCGTGGCCGACCCCGTCACCGCCCACCAGCTCACCTATGGCCGCCTGGCCCTTCTGCGACGCTACGAGGAGCGCTTTCCCGGGGCGGTGAAGGAGATCCGCTTTGTGGTGGGTTCCCTGGAGAAAAAACCAGAGGCCCCCAAGACCCCGGAAAACCCCGAGCGGCTCCTATGGGCCAGCCGCCGGGCCTTGGAGCTGGCGGAGAAAGCTCCCTTGGAGCTACGGGAAAAGGTGGCCCGGGCCGCCCTGGCCCTTTTGCAAAGAGATCGGGGCGAGCCCTGCCCCATCTGCGGAAGCCCCAGCCCCAAACACCCCTGCCCCACCTGCCAACGCCTCCTGCAAAGCCCTTGGGTACAGAAGGAGGCTGAGCGCCTCAAGCGGGGCCGGCCCACGGGCCTCGAGGGGGAACCTCTCCTGGTGGCCCGGTACCTGGCCAGACAATCCCTTCTCAGCGAGATGGAGGCCCTTTACCCACAAGCTTTACGGGACGAAACCCTACGGCCTCTTCTCCGGGACCTGGCCCAGCGCTTCCGGACCCTATTCCCCGGGGAAACCCTCCCTGAGGCGGTGCGGAGCCTTCTTGCCAAGGAAACCTAA
- the ctaD gene encoding cytochrome c oxidase subunit I — translation MAIATKPKAGFWAVLWDLLTTVDHKKIGLLYTATAFFAFALAGVFSLLIRAQLAVPNNTLLTGEQYNQILTLHGAAMLFFFILQAGLTGFGNFVLPLMLGARDVALPRVNAFSYWAFLGAIIMVLISALFPGGAPAVGWTFYYPFSAQSGSGVNFFTATILLLGFSSLLGNANFIATIYNLRAQGMSMWKMPIYIWSLFAAGILNLFTLAGLTASALTILLDRKLGLSWFNPEIGGDPVLFQQFFWFYSHPAVYVMLLPYLGILVEVASTFAKKPPFGYKAMVWAQMGIVVVGTVVWAHHMFTVGESLLFQIYFVIATALVAVPTGVKLFNIIGTLWGGHLQMKTPLLWVLGFIFNFLLGGISGVMLALTPFDYHAHDSYFVVAHFHNVLMAGSGFGAFAGLYYWWPKMTGRMYDERLGRLHFWLFLVGYLLTFLPQYALGFLGMPRRYYTYNADIAGWTELNFISTVGAFILGLGGLVWIYTMWKSLRSGEKAPDNPWGGYTLEWLTSSPPKAHNFDVALPKDFPSERPLYDWAKKGVELKPEDPSHIHLPNSSFWPFYSAATLFAFFFSVAALPVPNTWMWVFLALFAYGLIRWALEDEYSHPVEHHTLSGKSNAWMGMAWFIVSEVGLFAILIAGYLYLRLTGAAVPPEERPALGLALLNTFFLVSSSFTVHFAHHDLRRGRFSPFRFGLLVTIILGVLFFLVQSYEFYHFHHASSWQENLWTATFFTIVGLHGLHVVIGGFGLILAYLQALRGKISQHHHGTLEAASMYWHLVDAVWLFIVTLFYIW, via the coding sequence ATGGCCATCGCAACCAAGCCGAAAGCAGGTTTCTGGGCGGTCCTTTGGGACCTTCTCACCACGGTGGACCACAAGAAGATCGGCCTTCTTTACACGGCCACCGCCTTCTTCGCCTTTGCCCTGGCGGGGGTATTCTCCCTGCTCATACGGGCGCAGCTGGCGGTGCCCAACAACACCCTGCTCACGGGGGAGCAGTATAACCAGATCCTCACCCTGCATGGAGCGGCCATGCTCTTCTTCTTCATTCTCCAGGCGGGGCTCACCGGCTTTGGCAACTTTGTGCTTCCCCTCATGCTGGGAGCAAGGGACGTGGCCCTTCCCCGGGTGAACGCGTTCAGCTACTGGGCCTTCCTGGGGGCCATCATCATGGTGCTGATAAGCGCCCTGTTCCCTGGAGGGGCCCCGGCTGTGGGCTGGACCTTTTACTACCCCTTCTCTGCCCAGTCGGGTAGTGGGGTGAACTTCTTCACGGCCACCATTCTCCTTCTCGGCTTCTCCAGCCTCCTGGGCAACGCCAACTTCATCGCCACCATCTACAACCTCAGGGCCCAGGGGATGAGCATGTGGAAGATGCCCATTTATATCTGGAGCCTATTCGCTGCAGGCATCCTTAACCTCTTCACCTTAGCAGGGCTCACGGCTTCCGCTTTGACCATCCTTCTGGACCGCAAGCTGGGCCTTAGCTGGTTCAACCCTGAGATCGGGGGTGATCCGGTACTCTTCCAGCAGTTCTTCTGGTTCTACTCCCACCCTGCCGTTTACGTGATGCTTCTCCCCTATCTGGGCATCCTGGTGGAGGTGGCCTCCACCTTTGCCAAGAAGCCACCCTTCGGTTACAAGGCCATGGTGTGGGCCCAGATGGGGATTGTGGTGGTGGGTACGGTCGTGTGGGCTCACCACATGTTTACGGTGGGCGAATCCCTTCTCTTCCAGATTTACTTTGTGATAGCCACGGCTCTGGTCGCTGTGCCCACCGGGGTGAAACTCTTTAACATCATAGGTACCCTTTGGGGCGGGCATCTCCAGATGAAAACGCCCCTCCTCTGGGTATTGGGCTTCATCTTCAACTTCCTCCTGGGTGGCATTTCCGGGGTCATGTTGGCCCTTACCCCCTTTGACTACCATGCCCATGACTCCTATTTCGTGGTGGCCCACTTCCACAACGTGCTCATGGCGGGGTCCGGTTTTGGGGCCTTCGCCGGGCTTTACTACTGGTGGCCCAAGATGACGGGCCGCATGTACGACGAGCGCCTGGGTAGGCTCCATTTCTGGCTGTTCTTGGTGGGTTACCTCTTGACTTTCCTGCCCCAGTATGCCCTGGGCTTCCTGGGGATGCCTCGGCGCTACTACACCTACAACGCGGACATTGCGGGCTGGACGGAGCTCAACTTCATCTCCACCGTGGGAGCCTTCATCCTGGGCTTGGGCGGCCTGGTTTGGATCTACACCATGTGGAAGAGCCTGCGCTCCGGGGAGAAGGCCCCCGACAACCCTTGGGGCGGGTACACCCTGGAGTGGCTCACCAGCTCCCCGCCCAAGGCCCACAACTTTGATGTGGCCCTGCCCAAGGACTTCCCCTCCGAAAGGCCCCTCTACGACTGGGCCAAGAAGGGGGTGGAGCTGAAGCCGGAAGATCCCAGCCATATCCACCTGCCCAACAGCTCCTTCTGGCCCTTCTACTCCGCCGCCACCCTCTTCGCCTTCTTTTTCAGCGTGGCCGCCTTGCCGGTGCCCAACACGTGGATGTGGGTCTTCCTGGCCCTCTTTGCCTACGGCCTCATCCGCTGGGCCCTGGAGGACGAGTACAGCCACCCGGTGGAGCACCACACCCTTTCCGGCAAGTCCAACGCCTGGATGGGGATGGCCTGGTTCATCGTTTCGGAAGTGGGCCTTTTCGCCATCCTCATCGCTGGCTACCTGTACCTGCGCCTCACCGGCGCCGCCGTGCCCCCCGAGGAGCGGCCTGCCTTGGGGCTTGCCCTTCTCAACACCTTCTTCCTGGTGAGCTCCTCCTTCACCGTGCACTTCGCCCACCACGACCTGAGGCGGGGCCGGTTCAGCCCCTTCCGCTTTGGCCTTTTGGTCACCATCATCCTGGGGGTCCTCTTCTTCCTGGTGCAGTCCTATGAGTTCTACCACTTCCACCACGCCTCCAGCTGGCAGGAGAACCTCTGGACCGCCACCTTCTTCACCATCGTGGGCCTTCACGGTCTGCACGTGGTGATCGGGGGCTTTGGCCTCATCCTGGCCTACCTGCAAGCCCTCAGGGGTAAGATCAGCCAGCACCACCACGGCACCCTCGAGGCGGCCAGCATGTACTGGCACCTGGTGGACGCGGTCTGGCTTTTCATCGTTACCCTTTTCTACATTTGGTAG
- the coxB gene encoding cytochrome c oxidase subunit II, whose translation MKRVVAALSLLGLALAQEAHRVVVTNPTTPFNREVNGLLIWVLVFAVLVFGVVAGALAYVTWRFRAKPGQQGEPPQFHGNDRLEVVWTAIPVVIVLILFGLTARSLVRVNQLPAGALKVEVTGYQFWWDFHYPELGFRNSNELILPAGVPVVLEITAKDVLHSFWVPGLAGKRDAIPGQKTLLSFTPEKPGNYYGFCAELCGPSHSRMLFRAIVLPKEEFDRFVAAAKDYAPPVADARGQEVFQQNCMACHGVQGKMPPAVIGPELGFMGNRVSLAAGIVDYTPEHLKAWIKDPAAMKPGVKMPGFPQLSEEDLDALVRYLDGLKVEGLDFKALPKF comes from the coding sequence ATGAAAAGAGTTGTAGCGGCGCTCAGTCTTCTAGGTTTGGCCTTAGCCCAGGAGGCCCACCGGGTGGTGGTCACCAACCCCACCACTCCCTTTAACCGCGAGGTGAACGGGCTTTTGATCTGGGTCTTGGTCTTTGCCGTGTTGGTCTTTGGGGTGGTGGCTGGGGCCTTGGCCTACGTGACGTGGAGGTTCCGGGCCAAACCAGGGCAGCAGGGGGAGCCTCCCCAGTTTCACGGCAATGACCGTTTGGAAGTGGTCTGGACGGCAATACCCGTGGTTATCGTGCTCATCCTATTTGGGCTTACGGCTAGGAGCTTGGTTCGGGTAAACCAGCTTCCCGCAGGAGCCCTGAAGGTGGAGGTGACCGGCTACCAGTTCTGGTGGGACTTCCACTACCCCGAGCTGGGCTTCCGCAACTCCAACGAGCTCATCCTCCCTGCAGGAGTCCCTGTGGTGCTGGAGATCACCGCTAAGGATGTCCTCCACTCCTTCTGGGTGCCGGGCCTGGCCGGCAAGCGGGACGCTATTCCAGGACAAAAGACTCTTCTTTCCTTTACACCGGAAAAACCCGGCAACTACTACGGCTTCTGTGCCGAGCTTTGCGGCCCCAGCCACTCCCGCATGCTCTTCCGGGCCATCGTGCTTCCCAAAGAGGAGTTTGACCGGTTCGTAGCGGCGGCCAAGGATTACGCTCCGCCTGTAGCCGATGCCCGGGGCCAGGAGGTGTTCCAGCAAAACTGCATGGCCTGCCACGGGGTGCAAGGGAAGATGCCGCCGGCAGTCATTGGTCCGGAGCTGGGCTTCATGGGCAACCGGGTAAGCCTGGCGGCGGGCATCGTGGACTACACCCCGGAGCACCTGAAGGCCTGGATCAAGGACCCTGCCGCCATGAAGCCAGGGGTCAAGATGCCGGGCTTCCCGCAGCTTTCCGAGGAGGATCTGGACGCTTTGGTCCGCTACCTGGATGGGCTCAAGGTGGAGGGTTTGGACTTCAAGGCGTTGCCTAAGTTCTAA
- a CDS encoding heme o synthase, translating to MNQAWFSRYAWGVLGWNILVALWGAYVRATGSGAGCGAHWPTCNGEIIPRTPQVETLIEFTHRATSGLAFLSVLLLALLAFRLFPKGHPVRLGAGLAFFFMITESLVGASLVLFGWTAHNVSAGRAVVQMVHLANTYFLLASLALAAWWASGGAPLRLRGQGAVGVALFLGLLALLFLGMSGAVTALGDLLFPVRNTLEALERSLTPGEHFLVRLRVLHPLIAVSVGLYVVFAGYLVAHLRPSYHTRRFAHALAYLYGGQLLAGLVNVWLKAPVWMQILHLFLAYAVWLLFVLLLAAALAQGARRVELGEGMEAGVHRGTGGATWKDYLALTKPRVISLLLFTTLLAMLIAAKGWPGTGLFLVVALGGYMMAGAANAINMVVDRDIDARMRRTARRPTVTQRISSKDALLFAFALALFSFLLLWWGANLLTATLALMGLIWYVLVYTLYLKRRTWHNIVIGGAAGAFPPLVGWAAVTGDLSLFAWYLFALIFFWTPVHFWALALMIQDDYRAVGVPMLPVVLGERVTVLQIALYAVLTALISLMPLLLGELGLVYFFFSLTLNVLLILKSLALYRQPERRTAVSLYKYSMLYLALLFVAMAVDRVL from the coding sequence ATGAACCAAGCCTGGTTTAGCCGTTACGCCTGGGGAGTCTTGGGGTGGAACATCCTGGTGGCCCTCTGGGGGGCTTACGTGCGGGCCACGGGGTCGGGGGCGGGGTGCGGCGCCCACTGGCCCACCTGCAACGGGGAGATCATCCCCAGAACCCCCCAGGTGGAAACCCTCATCGAGTTCACCCACCGGGCCACCTCGGGTCTGGCCTTCCTTTCCGTGCTTCTTTTGGCTCTTCTGGCCTTCCGCCTCTTTCCCAAGGGCCATCCGGTGCGGCTGGGGGCAGGGCTGGCCTTTTTCTTTATGATCACCGAGAGCCTGGTGGGGGCCTCCTTGGTCCTCTTCGGGTGGACGGCCCATAACGTGAGCGCCGGCAGGGCCGTGGTGCAGATGGTCCACCTGGCCAACACCTATTTTCTCCTGGCCTCCCTGGCCCTCGCCGCCTGGTGGGCCTCGGGGGGTGCGCCTTTGCGCCTTAGGGGGCAGGGTGCGGTGGGGGTGGCCCTATTCTTGGGGCTTCTCGCGCTTCTTTTCCTGGGGATGAGCGGGGCGGTGACCGCTTTGGGCGACCTTCTTTTCCCTGTGCGGAATACCCTCGAGGCCCTGGAGCGCTCCTTGACCCCGGGTGAGCACTTCCTGGTGCGCCTTCGGGTTCTCCACCCCCTCATTGCGGTCAGCGTGGGGCTTTATGTGGTTTTTGCGGGCTACTTGGTGGCTCATCTGCGGCCCTCTTACCACACTCGCCGCTTCGCCCATGCCCTGGCCTACCTCTACGGGGGGCAGCTCCTGGCAGGCCTGGTGAACGTCTGGCTCAAGGCTCCCGTCTGGATGCAGATCCTCCACCTTTTCCTGGCCTATGCCGTATGGCTCCTCTTTGTCCTCCTTTTGGCGGCGGCCTTGGCCCAAGGGGCTAGGCGGGTGGAGCTGGGTGAGGGGATGGAAGCGGGGGTGCACCGGGGTACCGGGGGGGCTACCTGGAAGGACTACCTGGCCCTCACCAAGCCCCGGGTGATTAGCCTCCTCCTCTTCACCACCCTCCTGGCCATGCTCATCGCCGCCAAGGGCTGGCCAGGGACGGGCCTATTCCTGGTGGTGGCCCTGGGCGGCTACATGATGGCGGGAGCGGCCAACGCCATCAACATGGTGGTGGACCGGGATATAGACGCCCGCATGCGCCGCACGGCCAGAAGGCCCACGGTCACGCAGCGCATCTCCAGCAAGGATGCCCTCCTTTTTGCCTTCGCCCTGGCCCTCTTTTCCTTCCTGCTCCTCTGGTGGGGGGCGAACCTCCTCACGGCCACCCTGGCCCTCATGGGCCTTATCTGGTACGTGCTGGTCTACACCCTCTATCTGAAGCGGCGCACCTGGCACAACATCGTCATCGGGGGAGCGGCAGGGGCCTTTCCTCCCTTGGTGGGCTGGGCGGCGGTGACCGGCGATTTAAGCCTCTTTGCCTGGTACCTCTTCGCCCTCATCTTCTTCTGGACCCCCGTGCACTTCTGGGCCCTAGCCCTCATGATCCAGGACGACTACCGGGCCGTGGGGGTACCCATGCTGCCCGTGGTGTTGGGGGAGAGGGTGACGGTCCTGCAGATCGCCCTTTATGCTGTCCTTACCGCCTTGATCTCCCTCATGCCCCTTCTTTTGGGCGAGCTTGGCCTCGTCTACTTTTTCTTTAGCCTTACCCTTAATGTTTTACTTATCCTTAAGAGCCTTGCCCTCTACCGCCAGCCCGAGCGGAGGACGGCGGTTTCGCTGTATAAATACTCCATGCTCTACCTGGCCCTCTTGTTCGTGGCCATGGCGGTGGACCGGGTACTTTAG